TATATGCCCTGACAGCTGGAATCTTTTAAGCCCGTTTTGATCAGAGCTGCAATAATTTCTTATAATCTCGAATTCATCGCCCAGTTTTGCCGGATTTTCAAGAAGTCTGAAAATGACAAATTTAAGAATATCGTTTTTGAAAGGAGATTTTTCATAATCAAGACCTTTCTGTGCGTGAATTATCTGGTTTATGATTTTTTTGGGGAAGCTGAAATCAATGTTTGCGCAGATGCCTGTTTTGCTGGCTATTATCATGCTAATCCATCTCTCCATGCCCCTTGCCTGAATTGCAATTATTTCGGGAGTGAATGCATCTGAAACAGGTTTTGTCAGCTCCGACGCGAGCATATCGCCAAGCACTTCAGCCTTGTTGCAAAGAAAAAGCCTTATCATTGTTCGTGCTATCCATTAAAGTGTGATTGTCTCGCAAAAAGTCAAAATAAGGCGTCAGAGTCATGCCGGACTTGATCCGGCATCTTTGTATTCACGGTTATCGGACTTTTTGCTATCTTGTCAAAGCTGGCATAAATACATAAATTCTATATTTATTCTATCGATAGACAAAGTTAATGATTTGCTGTATTTTGTTTTCGTAATCTATTATTTGTTTGTCTTATCTTTTTACTCTACTTTTGCCAATTAGCATTTTAACCCCCTTAATAATTGGTCGTCTATGAAAATAATTGTTGCAGAAGATAACAGGGCTTCGGCTGCGCTGCTCAGCAAACTTCTTTCCAAAGAAGGCTATTTTGTCATTAATGCAGAAAATGGCAATGAGGCATGGGAAAAGTTGAATTCGAGCGGTGCAAGGATATTGTTGACAGATTGGATGATGCCGGAGCTCAGCGGTATAGAACTTTGCAGCAAGATAAGAAATGCTGATCTTCCTGGATATATATACATAATTATACTGACCGCAAAAAACGCCAGGGAAGATGCGCTTGAAGGACTTAAGGCCGGAGCGGACGACTACATCATAAAACCATTTGATCGCGAAGAGCTTTTGACAAGAGTCAGAACAGCCGAAAGAATATTATCCCTTGAGGATAGAAATGAAAAAGCCCAGAATCAATTGTTGATTTCTGAAAAAATGGCCTCGATTGGTCAGCTTGCGGCAGGTGTTGCACATGAGATCAATAATCCCGTCGGTTTTATAAGCAGTAATTTAAAAACACTCGGCGATTATCACAGTGACCTTGTGGAGCTTATCTCTGCTTACAGGCATGTTGTAAAGACTATTCTGGGCAACCCGGATTCAAATCTACCGGATTTAAATCTATATGACTTCGCTAAAAAAATAGCCGAGGCAGAAAAACAGATCGATATAGATTATATAATCAATGACATTCATGAACTTGTAAAGGACTGCTCCGAGGGGACGGACAGGATTAAAAAAATAGTCATCGATATGAAGGATTTCGCGCATCCAGGAGAAACAAAACCTGTTATGTCGGATATTAACAAGTGCTTAGAAAGCACCCTCCACCTCGTATGGAATGAAATCAAATATAAGGCTGAAGTCCATAAAGAATTGGGCGCTTTGCCTGAAATAGAGTGCGTTCCCCAGCAGATAAACCAGATATTCATGAATATTCTTGTAAATGCTGCCCAGGCCATCCCCGAAAGAGGTGAAATTCATATTTCCACGGCTAAAAAAAATAACGGCGTGGAAATAACAATAAAAGACTCAGGCTCTGGTATTCCTGCAAATAAGATAGATAAAATATTTGATCCTTTTTTTACTACAAAAGATCCGGGAAAGGGAACTGGTTTAGGCCTCCATGTGGCTTATAATATAATTAAAAAACATGGTGGATCTATTGATGTTAAGAGTGAAGTCGGAAAGGGAACGGAGTTTGTTATATGGTTGCCTTCAAAGATGACTTTATGAAGGATTTATGGTCTCTCAAAAATTCAATATAGGCAACGGAGTCATTACGGATTTGATCCAGTCTGAGGTTTTCAACGGGATAGGTTCCGCCGGAATGACGGTAATCGGATTTTTTACGACTTTGTAAAAGATTGTGATTGAGTGATTTAAAAAAAAGATGGTCGGCCTGACGAATTAAACCTTAATTAGTGAAAGCCATATGGACGACAAAACCAGTTACGCACATTCGATTTTGCTTGTTGATGATGAAGCTTCGATTTTGAAGGCAATGACAAGGCTTCTCAGGAAAACACCATACACAATTCATATATCGAACAGTGGTCAGGAAGCTCTTGATCTGCTTGTCACACTTGACAAAAAGGTTTCAATGATCATTTCCGATCAGAAAATGCCCGGGATGTCAGGTTCAGAATTTCTTGAAAAATCAAGACAGTATGTTCCTGATGCGGTCAGATTCCTTCTTACTGGTTACTCGGACATGGAAACCCTTGTTGATGCTATAAACAAGGGAGGGGTTCAGCGATATATTTCAAAACCCTGGAATGACAATGATCTTCTGCTGACCATAGAGCATGGATTAAGGCAGTATGAGCTTGTCCTTGAAAATAGAAGGCTCATGGAAGTTACTAAAAAGCAGAATGCCCAGCTGCTTCAGGTGGGAAGGCTCCTTGATGCAAAGGTGAAGCAGCGAACGACAGAGCTTAAGGAAAAAACCCAGGAACTTGAGGACTCTTTTTACAATATAATCAGATCTTTCTCTGCTCTTACAGACACATTTTTCCCTGAGGATTCCGGACATGGCCGAAGAGTGAGCGCCCTTGCCAATGAGATTGCAAGAAAAGCTGGCGTAGAAGGCGAGGAACTCCGGAACATTGAAATAGCCAGTCTGTTACATGACATAGGTAAAATAGGGATTTCAAAAAGTCTGGTCAGCCCTTTTCAGGATCACATGAGTCCCTCTGAAAAGGCAAAATATGTCAAGCACTCTATGGAAGGATTTCTGATACTTAGATTCATTCCTCAGCTTGAGAAGGTGAGCCTTTATATAAAATCCCATCATGAGAATTATGATGGAACAGGTTTCCCTGAAGGTCTTGCAGAAGACGAGATTCCATTAGGATCAAGAATTATAGCTGTTGCTGATGCTTATGACAGAATTGCCGGAAAACCTGAAAAAAACGAAAATCCTGTGCTTCAGGAATATGAAAGAGCAACGGGACGGACTTCAGATCATGTAGAGCAGTCCGAGATGGCCCATCAGGCTGCAATATATTATCTTAAACAGAACGCCTTTTCTCTGTTTGATCCGAACATTATTAAAATACTTCTCGAAATTCTTAAAACCCAAGGCTTTACGTTCCAGGAAGAAAAGAAAATGCAACTTGAAAAACTGGAGCCCGGAATGGTGCTTACAAGACCATTATATACAGTAAAAGGCCGTTTTTTACTTCCATACAACACAACCCTGACAGCTTCTGTGATCAGTAAGCTTATTTCCATGAATGACAGTGATCCAATTCAGGAGCCTGTTTATGCCGCGACGTATTAGCCTTGGATGACTTTATCTGAACTATTTGGGATCAAGCATGAACGAAATTAAAAGTGAATCGCCTGCTATTCTGATCGTTGATGATGAAGAAATTATACTTAGGGTGCTTTCAAGGATTTTGAGGAAAGAACAATTTCAGATTCATACGGCCCTGAGTGGTTCACAGGCTCTTGATATAATAAAAGATAATCATATTGACATGATTATTTGTGACCAGCGTATGCCTGAAATGAGCGGCAACAAGTTTCTTTCAATTGTTAGCAAAGAAAAACCGGAAATAATCAGGACCATCTTCACAGGCTATACAGAGGTAAATTCAGTAATCGAGGCTATCAACAAAGGGCAGATAGCCAAATTTTTTACAAAGCCCATCGACAATGATGAACTCATCCGTGAAATTAAAGAACTTCTTAAAGCCCACAAAAAAATCTGAAAAATTAAACCCGGAGGTTTTGATTGGCTGAAATACTTGAAGCTGAAAAAAAACTGATCATCAAAATAGTCTATTACGGGCCTGCCCTAAGTGGGAAGACCACTAATCTGATGCAGATGCACGACCTGATTTCCCCTTGTGGACGCGGTGAGCTAATGACCCTTGAGACAAAGGGTGACAGAACCCTGTTTTTCGATCTTTTGCCCATTGTGGCAAAAACGGAATCCGGCTTTAGCATCAAGCTCAAGCTTTTCACTGTTCCTGGTCAGGTTGCCCATGATGCCACCAGAAAAGCCGTTCTTTCCAGAACTGATGGAGTTGTATTTGTTGCGGATTCTCAACTGAGCCAGTCTGTAAATAATTTTGAGAGTTTTGAAAATCTGGAAAAAAATGCGGAGCGTGTTGGCATTGAATTTGATTCCCTCCCACTTGTCATCCAGTTTAACAAGAGGGATTTGAAAAACATTCAGTCTGAAGAAGAAATTATGTCCATCTGGTCACCAACCGGGCTTAGCGTGAGAATGGCATCGGCCATCCAGGGCAAAGGCGTGGCAGAGACTTTTTCGGCAATTCTTTCATCTACCTGGATCAGGTTGAACCAGACCATGAACCTTGCCTGTGATTTCGGTATATTGGAGAGACATTTCTTGTCACTTGTTCCTGATATAGACAGGAGTTTCCCATGAGCATCAATATAGAAATGGATTTTTTTGACAGGGAATACGGGCTCAGCGATTTGCTTCCCCTCAAAACCCTCGGAGATTTTTTTGATAAATTATCTTTGGAAGGTTGTGAGATAAGAATATCTTGGCCTGACGATAAAACATATTTTGAGACCAATGGGTTCAGAAAAAAAAAAGACTCAGGGATGCACGCTTTTACTGCTGCAATTCATCATGATTCCGAGCATATCGCAGATCTTTCATTTTACGCGAAGGAGGGCGCCGATGCCTTGGATTTTTGTTCATTTATGGCTCTTTGTATTGAAAAAATGATGGGGTTTCAGGAAAAAATACTCATGACATCAGGTCTTCATGGCCAGATTGTGGAATCTTCGTATGCCGAACTTGTGGAAAAAAATCAAATGCTCCTTGAATCAGAGGCAAAATACAGAAATCTTGCAGAAAATCTTGAGGTGGAAGTTGAAAAAAAAGCTCAAAAGATAAAAGCAGCACAGGCGAGACTTTTGCAGGCCGAGAAATTAGCCGCCATAGGAAGTCTGGCAGCTGGGATGGCTCATGAAATCAATAATCCCCTCGGATTTATCAGCAGTAATCTGAAAACTCTTTGTGGATATGTTGAGGAATTAACAACAAAACAAGCGGATCAAAAAAATATAGAATTTATAAGACAGGACGCAACGGATATAATGTCTGAAACCGTGGAGGGCCTATCCAGGATACAGAGTATTGTGAAGGATCTTAAGGTGTTTTCCTCAATAGATGCTCCTGACGTTGTTCCTACTGATATTAATCGCTGCATAGATGCGACTGTCGGCATAATTGACCATCTTCTTGGTCCCCGAATAAAAATAGTAAGAAATTACGGGCCCATCCCTGAGCTGTTTGTCAATCAAGGCCAGATAAACCAGATGATTATGAATATACTAATGAATTCTATCCAGGCCATCGAAGGTGAAGGCACAATAACAATAAAGACAGGGTTTTTCACAAAAGACAGCTCGCGAGTGAAAATCATAATCTCAGATACAGGGCCTGGCATAAAGGAAGAATATATTGATAAGATTTTTGATCCTTTTTTTACGACAAAAGACGTTGGCAAGGGAATGGGGCTTGGCCTGACAAATGCTCGTGAAACCGCAAGAATGCACGGAGGAGATATCGCTGTCAGGAATCTGCCGGAGGGAGGCGCGGTCTGTATAATTTTAATTCCGGTAAAGGCTAATTAATGTCAAGACTAGCTTCTCTTTTTCTCAAGGATAAACCAGAAGGCGAACTACCTGAAAATTCGGAGCCAGATGAGGATATAAAAAACTCTTCAGCTCATTACAGGATAATGTTTGTTGACGACGAACCCAATGTCCTGAAATCCATGCGCAGAATATTCAGGCAGGAAAACTATGAAATCTTCACTTATGAATCTGCTGATCAGGCTCTTGTCCAAATAGCTGAAAACAAACCTCATGTGATTGTGTCTGACTTCAGGATGCCTGGAATGAACGGGGCCGATTTTCTTAAAAAAATAAAGGAACTTTATCCCCAGACCATAAGAATCATGCTTACCGGACATGCTGACGTTAATGCAGTGATGGGGGCAATAAATGAGGGCGCCGTATATAAGTTTATCACAAAACCATGGGATGATAATGATCTCAGGTTGAGCATAAGTCTGGCTCTGGAAAAGTTTGAACTGGTGGAAGAGAATAAATCTCTGAAGCACCAGGCTGAAATTCAGCAGAAGGAAATTCAGAAATACAGCAAATTTATAGGCAAACACAGAAGCCAGCTTGCCAGTTTTCTGCTTCAGGAAAAGATAATAAGTCAGGCTGATTTTGACAAGGCTGTGTCTTTACAGGAAAAACAAAACCGCCTGATGCCTGGTATCATAACTGATCTTGGGCTTGCGAGCCCAGATGCCATAGTCAAGGCTTTTGTGTCCAGGCTGAAGATAAATCAGGCTGAGCCGGCACAGTTCCAAATACTTCCGGCGATTTCAGAGCTTGTGCCGAAATCTTTTTGTGTCGAAAATTCACTTGTGCCGCTGAAAAAGAATAATCGTCAACTCATAGTTGCCATGGCAGATCCCAGTGACTTTATGAAGGTTGATGACCTTAAGTTCATAACCGGTCTTCAGATTCAAACAGTGGTTGCCAGGGAGAAGGAAATCCATGCAAAAATAAAGGAAATCTACGGAGAAGACGATTCCCAGCTTTCAAAAGCCATCTCGGCAATGGATCTAACTGATCCGACAGAAAATATTGAAATAGTAATTGAGGATGAAGATGAAGAGGCTGATCTTGAGGAACTTCTTAAAGCAAAGGATCTTCCTCCTGCAATTAGAATCGTAAATACAATAATTTCTGACGCTCTTCGTCATGGAGCATCAGACATACATATCGAGCCAAAAACTAAATATGTCATGGTGAGGTATCGTATAGATGGACTCTTGTATGACAAGCTCCATATTCCAATCCATATGCATCCGTCTATGGTATCGAGAATAAAAGTAATGAGCGAGCTTGACATATCAGAAAGAAGACGCCCACAGGATGGCCGTATTACAGTAAAAAGCTCCACCCGGTTTGTTGATATGCGTATTTCAACCCTTCCCACCATAAATGGTGAAAAAATAGTAATGAGGGTACTGGACAAAAACGCAGCCATACGTGATTTGAAAGAGATTGGCCTTTCTGGGAAAAATATCGAAATATTCATGTCCTTCATAAATCAGCCCCAGGGCATACTTCTTGTAACAGGCCCGACCGGAAGCGGCAAAACAAGCACGCTTTACGGTCTTCTTAACGCAGGAGCGAGCATTACAAAAAATATCGTAACCATTGAAGATCCGGTTGAGTACTATATGAGCATGGCTGAACAGGTGACAGTCAGGCACAAGATTGGTCTTAGTTTTCCGATCGTTCTAAGGGCAATACTCAGGCAGGATCCGAATATCATCATGCTTGGGGAGATAAGAGACTACGAGACTGCAGAGGTCGCTTTTCATTCCGCCCTTACAGGGCATCTTGTGCTCAGCACCCTGCATACAAACAGTACGATAGCAACAATAACAAGGCTCAGGGACATGGGGGTTCAGGCATATGTGATAAGCGAGGCCATGATCGGTATAATAGCCCAGAGGCTTGTCCGAAAAGTATGCACAAAATGCAGAGTCGAGGATATTCCTGATGAAAAGCTCCTTGCAGCTTTGAAACTGACAAAGCACGATGGCCCTTTTTATAGAGGAGCCGGATGTGATGAATGTATGCAAACAGGTTTCAGCGGGAGAATAGGGCTTTTTGAGGTTTTGCCCGTGAGCGAGGAAATCAAGAAAAGCATACATAAAGATGTTACTGAATCCGAACTTAAAAAAACTGCAAAATGGTTCGGAGTCCAAACTCTTTATGATGATGGACTTGAAAAAATCAGGGAAGGGATTACAACCTGCGGAGAACTACTTAGAGTTCTTGGTCCGCAAACCAGTTTAAGCTTTCAGTGTCCGGAATGCAAAAAGGATATTGAGGAAAAATATCCAAACTGCCCTTTCTGCGGATTTGAAATTATGCCTATTTGCTACTCCTGCGGGAAGATTGTTGAAAAAAACTGGAAATTTTGTGCGCATTGCAGGGCGGCCTTAAATAACGTCAGTAGGTAGATTAACCTTTTTTATGCGATAACATCTTGGCTAATACAGAAATAAACATTCATATAAAATTAAGGAGTTGAAAAATGGACGAGTTTCAGAAGTCAAAAATTATTTTTATAGACGATGAAAAAAACATCCTGAATGCCCTGAAAAGACTTT
Above is a genomic segment from Desulforegula conservatrix Mb1Pa containing:
- a CDS encoding ATPase, T2SS/T4P/T4SS family → MSRLASLFLKDKPEGELPENSEPDEDIKNSSAHYRIMFVDDEPNVLKSMRRIFRQENYEIFTYESADQALVQIAENKPHVIVSDFRMPGMNGADFLKKIKELYPQTIRIMLTGHADVNAVMGAINEGAVYKFITKPWDDNDLRLSISLALEKFELVEENKSLKHQAEIQQKEIQKYSKFIGKHRSQLASFLLQEKIISQADFDKAVSLQEKQNRLMPGIITDLGLASPDAIVKAFVSRLKINQAEPAQFQILPAISELVPKSFCVENSLVPLKKNNRQLIVAMADPSDFMKVDDLKFITGLQIQTVVAREKEIHAKIKEIYGEDDSQLSKAISAMDLTDPTENIEIVIEDEDEEADLEELLKAKDLPPAIRIVNTIISDALRHGASDIHIEPKTKYVMVRYRIDGLLYDKLHIPIHMHPSMVSRIKVMSELDISERRRPQDGRITVKSSTRFVDMRISTLPTINGEKIVMRVLDKNAAIRDLKEIGLSGKNIEIFMSFINQPQGILLVTGPTGSGKTSTLYGLLNAGASITKNIVTIEDPVEYYMSMAEQVTVRHKIGLSFPIVLRAILRQDPNIIMLGEIRDYETAEVAFHSALTGHLVLSTLHTNSTIATITRLRDMGVQAYVISEAMIGIIAQRLVRKVCTKCRVEDIPDEKLLAALKLTKHDGPFYRGAGCDECMQTGFSGRIGLFEVLPVSEEIKKSIHKDVTESELKKTAKWFGVQTLYDDGLEKIREGITTCGELLRVLGPQTSLSFQCPECKKDIEEKYPNCPFCGFEIMPICYSCGKIVEKNWKFCAHCRAALNNVSR
- a CDS encoding hybrid sensor histidine kinase/response regulator translates to MKIIVAEDNRASAALLSKLLSKEGYFVINAENGNEAWEKLNSSGARILLTDWMMPELSGIELCSKIRNADLPGYIYIIILTAKNAREDALEGLKAGADDYIIKPFDREELLTRVRTAERILSLEDRNEKAQNQLLISEKMASIGQLAAGVAHEINNPVGFISSNLKTLGDYHSDLVELISAYRHVVKTILGNPDSNLPDLNLYDFAKKIAEAEKQIDIDYIINDIHELVKDCSEGTDRIKKIVIDMKDFAHPGETKPVMSDINKCLESTLHLVWNEIKYKAEVHKELGALPEIECVPQQINQIFMNILVNAAQAIPERGEIHISTAKKNNGVEITIKDSGSGIPANKIDKIFDPFFTTKDPGKGTGLGLHVAYNIIKKHGGSIDVKSEVGKGTEFVIWLPSKMTL
- a CDS encoding response regulator, encoding MNEIKSESPAILIVDDEEIILRVLSRILRKEQFQIHTALSGSQALDIIKDNHIDMIICDQRMPEMSGNKFLSIVSKEKPEIIRTIFTGYTEVNSVIEAINKGQIAKFFTKPIDNDELIREIKELLKAHKKI
- a CDS encoding HD domain-containing phosphohydrolase, translated to MDDKTSYAHSILLVDDEASILKAMTRLLRKTPYTIHISNSGQEALDLLVTLDKKVSMIISDQKMPGMSGSEFLEKSRQYVPDAVRFLLTGYSDMETLVDAINKGGVQRYISKPWNDNDLLLTIEHGLRQYELVLENRRLMEVTKKQNAQLLQVGRLLDAKVKQRTTELKEKTQELEDSFYNIIRSFSALTDTFFPEDSGHGRRVSALANEIARKAGVEGEELRNIEIASLLHDIGKIGISKSLVSPFQDHMSPSEKAKYVKHSMEGFLILRFIPQLEKVSLYIKSHHENYDGTGFPEGLAEDEIPLGSRIIAVADAYDRIAGKPEKNENPVLQEYERATGRTSDHVEQSEMAHQAAIYYLKQNAFSLFDPNIIKILLEILKTQGFTFQEEKKMQLEKLEPGMVLTRPLYTVKGRFLLPYNTTLTASVISKLISMNDSDPIQEPVYAATY
- a CDS encoding GTP-binding protein, yielding MAEILEAEKKLIIKIVYYGPALSGKTTNLMQMHDLISPCGRGELMTLETKGDRTLFFDLLPIVAKTESGFSIKLKLFTVPGQVAHDATRKAVLSRTDGVVFVADSQLSQSVNNFESFENLEKNAERVGIEFDSLPLVIQFNKRDLKNIQSEEEIMSIWSPTGLSVRMASAIQGKGVAETFSAILSSTWIRLNQTMNLACDFGILERHFLSLVPDIDRSFP
- a CDS encoding sensor histidine kinase — its product is MSINIEMDFFDREYGLSDLLPLKTLGDFFDKLSLEGCEIRISWPDDKTYFETNGFRKKKDSGMHAFTAAIHHDSEHIADLSFYAKEGADALDFCSFMALCIEKMMGFQEKILMTSGLHGQIVESSYAELVEKNQMLLESEAKYRNLAENLEVEVEKKAQKIKAAQARLLQAEKLAAIGSLAAGMAHEINNPLGFISSNLKTLCGYVEELTTKQADQKNIEFIRQDATDIMSETVEGLSRIQSIVKDLKVFSSIDAPDVVPTDINRCIDATVGIIDHLLGPRIKIVRNYGPIPELFVNQGQINQMIMNILMNSIQAIEGEGTITIKTGFFTKDSSRVKIIISDTGPGIKEEYIDKIFDPFFTTKDVGKGMGLGLTNARETARMHGGDIAVRNLPEGGAVCIILIPVKAN